The Candidatus Melainabacteria bacterium genome includes a window with the following:
- a CDS encoding amino acid transporter, with amino-acid sequence MGVPRVVSSTKKLKHRLTAWFLEGMRDLPRRTEFRKEQDSWYKVMCLTGVDYFSSLGYAPAIAFIAAGVLSPIATIFLVLLTLLGALPVYSKVADKSPQGLGSIFMLENLIPGWPGKVFVLCLLGFACTDFIITITLSAADATTHLVQNPLMPVYLEHRLILTFTLLAVLCGMYMKGFREAIGLSVVLVGLYLVMNAIVVGVAFAEVAKQPWLLLNWQNLVWTDYRVHGSILSMLGFSCLCFPKLALGMSGFETGVAVMPYIKGDKDDDPEHPRGRIRYTRWLLRTAAAIMSLFLISSSFVTTVLIPQVLFLPGEAANGRALAYLAHIYLGHQFGTAYDISTVLILWFAGASAMEGLLVLVPRYLPRFGMAPDWARATRPLVLFFTCVAFVFTWMFNADVDAQAGAYATGVLVLMSSAAVACTLSVWKKKKTQRVLFSCITLVFLYTTVVNVFERPDGIRIASFFIAVMLLTSLVSRVRRSTELRVKQVMLDNVAEEFINEASKKAIRLVAHRPGGPSDYATKAAECVKLHNIPQDQIIFLEIKVSDASDFDDEILSVSGYIQDSYRILRCESPAVPNAMAALLLYLRDKTHKQPHVYLGWTEGNPIMYILKYLFVGEGETAPLTREILREVEHDPSKRPRVHVG; translated from the coding sequence ATAGGCGTCCCGCGCGTGGTTTCGTCCACTAAGAAACTCAAACATCGACTAACGGCCTGGTTCCTGGAAGGAATGAGAGACCTTCCGCGCCGAACCGAATTTAGAAAAGAGCAAGACAGCTGGTACAAAGTCATGTGCTTGACCGGGGTCGACTACTTTTCTTCTCTCGGTTATGCACCGGCAATCGCCTTCATTGCTGCCGGAGTCCTGTCACCGATTGCCACGATTTTCCTGGTGCTGCTCACACTACTGGGCGCATTGCCGGTCTACAGCAAAGTCGCAGATAAAAGCCCGCAAGGATTGGGCAGCATCTTTATGCTCGAAAACCTGATTCCAGGCTGGCCTGGCAAGGTGTTCGTACTCTGCCTGTTAGGTTTTGCCTGCACAGACTTCATTATCACAATCACTTTGTCGGCAGCAGACGCCACCACACATCTTGTGCAAAATCCATTGATGCCCGTTTATTTGGAGCATCGTTTGATTCTTACCTTCACTTTGTTGGCCGTCTTGTGCGGCATGTACATGAAAGGCTTCAGAGAAGCGATCGGGCTTTCAGTCGTGCTGGTCGGACTCTATCTAGTCATGAATGCAATTGTAGTGGGAGTCGCCTTTGCTGAAGTAGCCAAACAACCCTGGCTGCTACTTAACTGGCAAAACCTCGTCTGGACGGACTATCGCGTTCACGGCTCAATTCTCAGCATGCTCGGATTTTCCTGTTTATGCTTCCCGAAACTAGCTCTTGGTATGTCAGGCTTCGAAACTGGTGTTGCAGTTATGCCTTACATCAAGGGAGACAAGGATGATGACCCGGAACATCCAAGAGGAAGAATTCGGTACACTCGCTGGCTTCTGCGAACAGCTGCGGCGATCATGAGTCTGTTCTTAATTTCGTCCAGTTTCGTCACAACGGTTTTAATACCTCAGGTCCTCTTTTTGCCGGGTGAAGCAGCCAACGGACGGGCACTCGCCTACCTGGCGCACATCTATCTCGGGCATCAGTTCGGCACGGCGTACGACATCAGCACCGTTTTGATTCTCTGGTTCGCCGGCGCATCAGCCATGGAAGGATTGCTCGTTTTAGTACCGAGATATCTGCCGCGCTTCGGTATGGCACCAGATTGGGCCCGCGCCACTCGCCCGCTGGTACTGTTTTTCACATGCGTTGCATTCGTCTTTACATGGATGTTCAACGCCGACGTTGATGCTCAAGCGGGTGCTTATGCAACCGGAGTGCTGGTGCTCATGTCATCGGCAGCAGTAGCCTGCACACTGAGCGTCTGGAAAAAGAAAAAAACTCAACGAGTACTCTTTTCCTGCATCACACTTGTGTTTCTTTACACCACTGTAGTCAACGTTTTTGAAAGGCCTGACGGGATACGAATCGCCTCCTTCTTTATAGCAGTGATGCTGCTTACATCACTTGTATCTCGTGTCAGACGCTCGACTGAATTGCGTGTCAAACAAGTAATGCTTGATAATGTCGCGGAAGAATTCATCAACGAGGCAAGCAAAAAAGCTATCCGGCTGGTTGCCCACCGACCAGGCGGCCCCTCCGATTACGCTACCAAAGCAGCCGAGTGTGTAAAGCTGCACAACATTCCGCAAGACCAGATCATCTTCCTGGAAATCAAAGTCAGCGACGCCTCCGATTTCGACGACGAGATTCTTTCTGTCAGCGGATATATCCAGGATTCATACAGAATCTTGCGCTGCGAAAGTCCGGCAGTACCAAATGCGATGGCAGCACTGCTGCTTTATCTAAGAGACAAGACCCACAAACAGCCGCATGTTTACCTGGGTTGGACAGAGGGAAACCCGATCATGTACATACTCAAATATTTGTTTGTCGGCGAGGGAGAAACGGCCCCTCTGACTCGCGAAATTCTGCGAGAAGTCGAACACGACCCGAGCAAAAGACCAAGAGTACACGTTGGTTAG
- a CDS encoding diguanylate cyclase: MYNDPKKNQFQNKAKEALFHQRLADLRSQNAQFPWSTPGELPQFDIPKEESKLLANREVEGPGVSDAELERRALLDLTSLSSSFNQFYKRLNYEIQRARRYKRPLSIILVGIDDLEKIGLKCSSETKNAVVESVAKMLLASIRDVDVPGRCREDCFGVILPETPVSGAEVAAERIRTKMEQMTVQQQWQATLVITVSVGAASYPEDGDVVEELFAACVEALMSAMQQGGNAVNFAGRS; the protein is encoded by the coding sequence ATGTACAACGACCCAAAGAAAAACCAGTTTCAAAACAAAGCCAAGGAGGCTTTGTTTCACCAACGGCTGGCTGATTTGCGCAGCCAGAATGCTCAGTTCCCCTGGTCAACTCCAGGCGAATTGCCTCAATTCGATATTCCTAAAGAGGAATCAAAGTTGCTCGCCAATCGCGAGGTTGAAGGGCCCGGTGTGTCTGACGCGGAACTGGAGCGGCGTGCGCTTTTAGACTTGACTTCACTGTCCTCCAGTTTCAATCAATTTTATAAACGTCTTAATTACGAAATCCAGCGTGCCCGGCGTTACAAGCGTCCTCTTTCCATCATCCTCGTCGGTATAGACGACCTGGAGAAGATCGGTCTCAAGTGCAGCAGTGAAACAAAAAATGCAGTCGTCGAGTCGGTTGCAAAAATGTTGCTCGCCTCAATCCGGGATGTCGATGTGCCAGGTCGCTGTCGCGAAGATTGTTTCGGCGTAATCCTTCCTGAGACTCCCGTGTCGGGTGCTGAGGTGGCGGCTGAACGCATCCGCACTAAGATGGAGCAGATGACTGTGCAACAACAGTGGCAAGCGACCCTTGTGATAACGGTCAGCGTGGGTGCTGCATCGTATCCTGAGGATGGCGACGTGGTTGAAGAGCTGTTTGCCGCCTGTGTTGAAGCACTGATGTCAGCCATGCAGCAGGGCGGCAATGCGGTTAATTTTGCCGGTCGTAGTTAG
- a CDS encoding tetratricopeptide repeat protein has translation MSEWKALRAALLCMSISLVTTLPAMAQGISEMGAVHSMSATMGAGLHSQSGAASGGLNSVYGSLNKQLGAAASGSGGSAGGSGANMALGSTGDFPNVPVDPRLTVVTAGKESNRLYDLAVQKQKAGKNAEAEQLFLRSAAIRQTIWGNKDPAVWKIMEQIGALKTKRGDFAGAEQWYRVVLTAELKHYGAGTYELVPILEKMGQVSLAQKKYSDAQNYLQQVYTQRARKFGKDNAETVASALELARAYSESGDLSSAADLLGKTVDAKLNDAGSPQMIKLLEAYMAVLKKQNKQEEFTRIESKLNTMKPAPIAKSESNPETASGNSGSTDGSKSATSSVDATKTADAKTPDLKAGTAENKSSSSAAEADKKPAAKPLEKQDEWVKKGD, from the coding sequence ATGAGTGAATGGAAAGCGTTGCGTGCAGCCCTTTTATGCATGTCTATCTCGCTTGTGACAACGTTACCTGCCATGGCGCAAGGCATTTCCGAGATGGGCGCTGTTCATTCTATGAGCGCCACTATGGGTGCCGGTCTGCACTCTCAAAGTGGTGCTGCTTCAGGCGGGCTGAATAGCGTGTACGGCTCCCTTAACAAACAACTTGGTGCGGCTGCTTCTGGTTCCGGCGGCTCTGCCGGCGGCTCCGGCGCTAATATGGCACTGGGCAGCACTGGTGACTTTCCAAATGTGCCTGTTGATCCTCGTTTGACTGTAGTGACAGCCGGCAAGGAATCAAATCGGCTTTATGATCTGGCGGTACAAAAGCAAAAGGCTGGCAAAAACGCCGAGGCAGAACAACTTTTCCTGCGTTCTGCAGCGATTCGGCAGACTATCTGGGGAAATAAAGATCCGGCAGTCTGGAAAATTATGGAACAGATTGGCGCCCTCAAAACCAAGCGGGGCGACTTTGCCGGTGCCGAACAATGGTATCGTGTGGTTTTGACGGCGGAGCTGAAACATTACGGTGCTGGTACTTATGAGCTGGTTCCGATTCTGGAGAAGATGGGTCAGGTATCGCTGGCTCAGAAGAAATATTCTGATGCCCAGAATTATTTGCAGCAAGTCTACACTCAGCGCGCCCGCAAATTCGGTAAAGACAATGCCGAAACCGTTGCCAGTGCTCTGGAGCTGGCGCGAGCCTATTCAGAGTCAGGAGATTTAAGTAGTGCCGCAGATTTATTGGGCAAGACAGTTGATGCGAAGTTGAACGATGCTGGCTCGCCCCAGATGATTAAGTTGCTGGAAGCATACATGGCAGTGCTGAAGAAACAAAACAAGCAGGAAGAATTCACTCGCATAGAATCAAAGCTGAATACCATGAAACCTGCACCAATAGCCAAGTCTGAGAGTAATCCGGAGACGGCAAGCGGAAATTCAGGCAGCACTGATGGGTCCAAATCGGCAACAAGCAGCGTCGATGCGACAAAAACTGCAGACGCTAAGACTCCTGATCTGAAAGCCGGAACCGCAGAGAATAAATCTTCAAGCAGTGCTGCGGAAGCCGATAAAAAGCCTGCTGCTAAGCCTCTGGAAAAGCAGGACGAATGGGTTAAGAAGGGCGACTAA
- a CDS encoding tetratricopeptide repeat protein, producing the protein MKLLQMLAALTAIALFSVPVLAEGRPFPGKGEEAKWSQACVPFNQGITFYRAGNYPKAIEKYKEAIAIYPHDYDFYNNLGLTYKKNNELDLAAEALKKSIELKPNVWESWSNLGSVYKHQKKAKEAVDAFSKALQYNPPANKKTLIMQNLNAMKVEEAQTAVAKDTSSEVGAAASGSAAPRGAASTSVPAASMSSSSASPSPGAPPAMAPAAKPAASDPVPIAH; encoded by the coding sequence ATGAAATTGCTGCAGATGTTAGCTGCGCTTACGGCGATCGCACTTTTCAGTGTTCCGGTTCTTGCCGAAGGCCGTCCATTTCCCGGCAAAGGTGAAGAGGCAAAATGGTCACAGGCTTGTGTTCCGTTCAATCAAGGTATTACTTTCTATCGTGCCGGCAACTACCCTAAGGCAATCGAGAAATATAAAGAGGCAATTGCCATATATCCGCACGATTATGACTTCTATAACAATCTCGGTTTGACCTACAAAAAGAACAACGAGCTTGATCTGGCTGCCGAAGCGTTGAAGAAATCAATTGAATTGAAGCCGAATGTCTGGGAGAGCTGGAGTAATCTTGGCAGCGTGTATAAACATCAGAAGAAGGCGAAAGAAGCAGTAGACGCATTCTCAAAGGCGCTGCAATATAATCCTCCAGCCAACAAAAAAACTTTGATAATGCAAAACCTGAATGCTATGAAGGTGGAAGAGGCACAGACGGCTGTAGCAAAAGATACGTCTTCTGAAGTCGGTGCTGCCGCTTCGGGCTCGGCGGCTCCCAGGGGAGCAGCGTCGACATCAGTTCCAGCGGCGTCTATGTCATCATCATCAGCATCGCCATCGCCCGGAGCACCTCCGGCGATGGCTCCTGCAGCTAAACCGGCTGCTTCAGATCCTGTACCCATTGCTCATTAG
- a CDS encoding ATP-dependent protease — MANPSSVSVRELPLFPLPEVVLFPDRPMPLHIFEPRYRLMVNTILDGDKSFGIQLWDPVNHEPARVGCSAEITDFRRLNDGRLNIMTVGRKRFRVLEYIQETPYKIGLVEWLEDTAPGPEVNTLATEVSQLLKDIAYLLAKLTDKTVELPENLPETAEKLSFWVASNLYDLASEQQKLLELQDTSLRLKREVEILTGSRNQLAARTALKDAVG; from the coding sequence ATGGCGAACCCCTCTTCAGTATCTGTGCGTGAACTGCCACTTTTTCCGTTACCGGAGGTGGTTCTTTTTCCTGACAGACCAATGCCGTTGCACATTTTTGAGCCCCGATATCGGCTCATGGTCAATACCATCCTGGATGGCGATAAGAGCTTCGGCATTCAGCTCTGGGACCCTGTCAATCACGAGCCGGCTCGTGTCGGATGCAGCGCCGAAATTACGGATTTCAGAAGACTAAATGATGGACGCCTGAACATTATGACGGTTGGTAGAAAGCGCTTTAGAGTGCTCGAATACATTCAGGAAACGCCCTACAAGATAGGTCTGGTGGAATGGTTGGAAGATACTGCACCAGGTCCTGAGGTGAATACGCTGGCAACCGAAGTATCACAACTTTTAAAAGACATAGCCTACCTGCTGGCAAAATTGACTGATAAAACAGTCGAACTCCCCGAGAACCTTCCGGAAACGGCAGAGAAACTATCGTTTTGGGTTGCCAGCAATCTGTACGACCTGGCCTCGGAGCAACAGAAATTGCTGGAATTGCAAGATACCTCTCTGCGACTAAAACGTGAAGTAGAGATTCTTACAGGCAGCCGAAATCAACTGGCTGCAAGAACAGCCTTAAAAGACGCAGTCGGTTAA
- a CDS encoding tetratricopeptide repeat protein: protein MSWDRDGGGLRVDSDWDHYKELAERAMQAGDYPDAESLWFAALQIVEFDGEGDPRLATTLDGLAAACSGQRKYGQAQNLYWDAIKIKEKYDGYDSLNTAISLRGLAGVYYEQGKYTEAEALGKRVLNIFEQIHGPHHADVGEIAMNLAALYHKQKNVEQAQIFYQRALEIKEQTNSGTQPKISTPFSQRTAKPTSVCPVCERTYVGDTCLKCTQTTLKAIEAPSGSS, encoded by the coding sequence TTGTCATGGGACCGTGATGGCGGCGGCTTGCGAGTGGATAGCGACTGGGATCACTATAAGGAACTGGCTGAGAGGGCAATGCAGGCGGGAGACTATCCTGATGCAGAGTCTCTGTGGTTTGCGGCGCTGCAGATTGTCGAATTTGATGGAGAAGGCGACCCTCGCCTGGCTACCACACTGGACGGACTGGCTGCTGCCTGTTCCGGCCAGCGCAAATACGGACAGGCACAAAACCTATACTGGGATGCCATAAAGATCAAAGAAAAATATGACGGCTATGACAGTTTAAATACGGCTATAAGCCTGAGAGGCCTGGCCGGCGTCTATTACGAGCAGGGCAAGTATACCGAGGCTGAAGCGCTCGGTAAACGCGTACTGAACATATTCGAGCAGATTCACGGTCCTCATCATGCCGATGTAGGGGAAATTGCGATGAATCTGGCTGCCCTGTACCACAAGCAAAAAAATGTCGAACAGGCCCAGATTTTTTATCAGAGAGCGCTGGAAATTAAGGAACAGACCAACAGCGGTACGCAGCCGAAGATATCGACGCCGTTCAGTCAGCGCACAGCAAAACCGACGTCTGTTTGCCCTGTTTGCGAGCGAACATACGTCGGTGATACGTGTTTGAAGTGCACTCAAACCACCTTAAAGGCGATAGAAGCACCGAGCGGCAGCTCTTAG
- the dnaK gene encoding molecular chaperone DnaK, producing the protein MTKAVGIDLGTTNSVVAVMEGGKPIVIANTEGARTTPSIVAFTKTGERLVGQLARRQSVLNPESTIYSIKRFIGRRFDEVGEEMKTVSYKVRNGNDGGCKVSIQGKEYTPEEISAMVLRKLKEDAEKYLGEKVTSAVITVPAYFNDSQRQATKNAGAIAGLDVLRIINEPTAAALAYGIEKKSNETVLVFDLGGGTFDVSILEVGDGVFEVRSTAGDSHLGGDDFDHCIVAWLADEFKKAEGIDLRNDSQALQRLTEAAEKAKIELSSVTETTISLPFITANADGPKHLDTRLTRAKFNELTRHLVERCRKPVLQALEDAKLSLKDLQEVVLVGGSTRIPAVQELVKNLTGGKEPNQSVNPDEVVAIGAAIQAGVLAGDVKDVVLLDVTPLSLGIETMGGVFTKLVERNTTIPTHKSEVFSTAEDNQPGVDVQIFQGERAMARANKLLGNFKLEGIRPAPRGVPQIEVSFDIDANGILHVTAKDKGSGSEQKITITASTNLSKDDIARMVKEAQEHAAEDSKTKEDADARNRADQMCYMIEKQVQESGLSSSPNRSRAETLIAEIREKTAARADASTLKPLLDELQSVATQLQQEAASQSSFNAQQQQQSNNDCSPNDNVRFHNGNVNKSGFNQAHSGAGGDDVIDVEVA; encoded by the coding sequence ATGACTAAGGCAGTAGGTATTGATTTGGGCACGACAAACTCGGTGGTAGCTGTAATGGAAGGCGGCAAGCCGATTGTCATCGCCAATACTGAGGGTGCTAGAACAACACCGTCCATCGTCGCATTCACCAAAACAGGCGAAAGATTGGTCGGACAGCTGGCAAGACGCCAATCAGTTCTAAATCCCGAAAGCACGATTTATTCAATTAAGCGCTTCATTGGTCGACGTTTCGACGAAGTCGGCGAAGAGATGAAGACTGTCTCTTATAAAGTACGCAATGGCAACGATGGCGGTTGCAAAGTCTCGATTCAAGGCAAGGAGTATACCCCGGAAGAGATTTCTGCGATGGTACTGCGGAAGCTAAAGGAAGATGCAGAAAAGTACCTGGGTGAGAAAGTGACATCTGCAGTCATAACTGTGCCTGCATACTTTAATGATTCGCAAAGACAGGCAACTAAAAACGCGGGTGCGATTGCCGGTCTCGATGTTTTGCGCATCATCAACGAGCCGACAGCAGCCGCTCTTGCATACGGAATTGAGAAGAAAAGCAATGAGACGGTGCTTGTATTTGACCTCGGTGGCGGCACGTTCGACGTGTCTATTCTAGAGGTCGGGGACGGAGTCTTCGAAGTACGGTCAACCGCGGGTGACTCTCACTTGGGCGGAGACGACTTTGACCACTGCATCGTCGCCTGGTTGGCCGATGAATTCAAAAAGGCAGAGGGTATCGATTTGCGCAACGACTCGCAGGCGCTACAGCGTCTGACAGAAGCTGCGGAGAAAGCCAAGATTGAACTTTCATCTGTGACCGAAACAACGATTTCGTTGCCCTTCATTACAGCAAATGCAGACGGACCTAAGCATCTGGACACGCGATTGACGAGAGCGAAGTTTAATGAATTGACCAGGCATCTTGTGGAACGGTGCCGCAAGCCCGTGCTTCAGGCGCTGGAAGATGCGAAATTGAGTTTGAAGGACCTTCAAGAAGTGGTTCTTGTAGGAGGTTCCACTCGTATTCCGGCAGTGCAAGAACTGGTCAAAAATCTGACCGGTGGTAAGGAGCCGAACCAGAGTGTGAACCCTGACGAGGTCGTAGCGATCGGTGCCGCGATTCAGGCCGGTGTGCTGGCGGGCGATGTGAAAGATGTCGTCTTGCTCGATGTGACACCGCTTTCCCTGGGAATCGAAACCATGGGAGGAGTCTTCACCAAATTGGTTGAACGCAACACCACTATTCCAACTCATAAATCTGAGGTCTTCTCTACCGCAGAAGATAATCAGCCGGGAGTAGATGTGCAGATCTTCCAGGGTGAGCGAGCTATGGCTCGGGCGAACAAATTGCTTGGAAACTTCAAGCTGGAGGGCATTCGCCCTGCACCGCGGGGAGTGCCTCAAATTGAAGTCTCGTTCGACATTGATGCCAACGGTATCCTGCATGTGACTGCGAAAGATAAAGGCAGCGGCAGTGAGCAGAAGATTACGATCACAGCGAGCACGAATTTGTCAAAAGATGATATTGCTCGCATGGTTAAGGAAGCGCAGGAGCATGCTGCTGAAGATTCTAAGACGAAGGAAGACGCGGATGCTCGCAACCGTGCCGACCAGATGTGTTACATGATCGAGAAGCAGGTGCAAGAGTCAGGTCTTTCCAGCTCGCCGAATCGTTCCAGAGCGGAGACCCTGATTGCAGAAATTCGGGAAAAAACAGCTGCTCGTGCTGATGCTTCAACATTGAAGCCGCTCTTGGACGAACTGCAAAGTGTTGCAACGCAACTGCAACAGGAGGCAGCCAGTCAGTCTTCCTTCAATGCGCAACAGCAACAACAGTCGAATAATGACTGCAGTCCGAACGACAATGTCCGCTTCCATAACGGAAACGTCAACAAAAGCGGGTTCAATCAGGCGCATTCCGGAGCGGGAGGTGATGATGTCATCGATGTAGAAGTCGCCTGA